From one Gemmobacter sp. genomic stretch:
- a CDS encoding NAD(P)H-dependent glycerol-3-phosphate dehydrogenase codes for MTVVLGAGAFGSALAVALAANGPVTLWGRQLPWAGSRENPLLPGVTIPQAVTLTETLPAPGTAPVLLAVPMQALGRFLADHAAPLDGSRLVLCCKGIDLASLRGPSAQVAVHCPAATAAVLTGPSFAADIARGLPTALTLACADDAAGAALQAGLSTPTLRLYRTTDVAGAELGGALKNVIAIAAGIVMGAGLGDSARAALMTRGYAEMVRFAARMGARADTLAGLSGLGDLVLTCTSAQSRNFRHGFALGQGTPPDPAATVEGLATAQAVLRQALRFAMTTDVPVTQMVVAVTTGKIGVAEAVQTLMTRPLKEE; via the coding sequence ATGACGGTGGTTCTGGGTGCCGGTGCCTTTGGCAGCGCGCTGGCGGTGGCGCTGGCAGCGAACGGGCCGGTCACCCTGTGGGGGCGGCAGCTGCCCTGGGCCGGCAGCCGGGAAAACCCGCTGCTGCCCGGCGTGACGATCCCGCAGGCCGTAACGCTGACCGAAACCCTGCCTGCGCCGGGAACCGCGCCCGTCCTGCTGGCGGTGCCCATGCAGGCGCTTGGCCGGTTTCTGGCCGACCATGCCGCGCCGCTGGACGGCAGCCGGCTGGTGCTGTGTTGCAAGGGGATCGACCTTGCCAGCCTGCGCGGCCCTTCGGCGCAGGTCGCGGTGCATTGCCCGGCCGCCACCGCCGCCGTGCTGACCGGCCCCAGCTTTGCCGCCGACATCGCGCGCGGCCTGCCCACCGCACTGACGCTGGCCTGCGCCGATGATGCCGCCGGTGCCGCCTTGCAGGCAGGGCTGTCCACGCCCACCCTGCGGCTTTACCGTACCACCGATGTGGCAGGCGCCGAACTGGGCGGGGCGCTGAAGAACGTGATCGCGATTGCCGCCGGCATCGTGATGGGCGCCGGCCTGGGCGACAGCGCCCGCGCCGCCCTGATGACCCGTGGCTATGCCGAAATGGTGCGCTTTGCCGCCCGCATGGGCGCCCGGGCCGACACGCTGGCCGGGCTGTCGGGCTTGGGCGATCTGGTGCTGACCTGCACCTCGGCCCAATCGCGCAACTTTCGCCATGGCTTTGCGCTTGGCCAGGGCACCCCGCCCGATCCCGCCGCCACGGTCGAGGGGCTGGCAACCGCCCAGGCCGTCCTGCGACAGGCCCTGCGCTTTGCCATGACCACCGACGTGCCCGTAACCCAGATGGTCGTGGCCGTAACCACGGGCAAGATCGGCGTTGCCGAAGCTGTCCAAACCCTGATGACCCGCCCCCTCAAGGAGGAATGA
- a CDS encoding YciI family protein, with product MLFALTCIDKPGALQIRLDNRPAHLEFLNTSGKVLFAGPFIEADKPVGSLVVIEMADRAAAEAFAAADPYARAGLFDSVTIREWRKVIG from the coding sequence ATGCTGTTTGCCCTGACCTGCATCGACAAGCCCGGCGCCCTGCAAATCCGGCTGGACAACCGCCCGGCGCATCTGGAGTTTCTGAACACCAGCGGCAAGGTGCTGTTCGCCGGCCCCTTCATCGAGGCGGACAAGCCCGTCGGATCGCTGGTGGTGATCGAGATGGCCGACCGTGCCGCCGCCGAAGCCTTTGCCGCCGCCGATCCCTATGCACGGGCCGGTCTGTTCGACAGCGTCACCATCCGCGAATGGCGCAAGGTGATCGGCTGA
- a CDS encoding EVE domain-containing protein, which translates to MRTWLMKSEPDVFSWDDLVATGDRGEEWHGVRNYQARNNMRAMELGDRVFYYHSNIGLAVVGIAEVCALSHPDSTRGEDARWDCVDIRAVQPLPRHVTLKEVKATPELANMALVTSMRLSVQPVTPEEWAIVCRMGGLGG; encoded by the coding sequence ATGCGCACCTGGCTGATGAAATCGGAACCCGACGTCTTCAGCTGGGACGATCTGGTTGCAACCGGCGACCGGGGCGAGGAATGGCACGGCGTGCGCAACTATCAGGCGCGCAACAACATGCGCGCGATGGAGCTGGGCGACCGCGTGTTCTACTACCATTCCAACATCGGGCTGGCCGTCGTCGGCATTGCCGAGGTCTGCGCCCTGTCGCACCCCGACAGCACGCGGGGCGAGGATGCGCGCTGGGATTGCGTCGATATCCGCGCGGTGCAGCCCCTGCCCCGCCATGTCACGCTGAAAGAGGTGAAGGCCACGCCCGAACTGGCGAACATGGCGCTTGTCACCTCGATGCGGTTGTCGGTGCAGCCAGTGACGCCCGAGGAATGGGCCATCGTCTGCCGCATGGGCGGGCTAGGCGGCTGA
- a CDS encoding acetate/propionate family kinase yields the protein MRILVFNAGSSSLKFGLYDITGAETLRVKGGFDRFQGGSCDLKLTVNDQRHDARAPHGDMAAAIAAVPGILAAHGIGGINAIGHRIAHGGARFDRPALLDAATLAAIEELTPLAPLHNPANLAAVAMARQVWPDLPQVGVFDTSFHLSAPEFSTTYAVPLKWREAGLRRFGFHGTSHKYVALRAAEVIGQPMDRLQIVSCHLGNGASVCAINRGRSMDTSMGLTPLEGLVMGTRSGDVDPGAFGFLSRELGLSVEEIETALYNDSGLKALTGSPDMRDAEERAAAGDPAAQLAIEIYAYRARKYIGAYAAAMGGIDALVFTGGIGENSASMRRRICDGLEFMGVTLDIDRNQRVDLANRAAPELQGWGARVRVIVTETQEQLQIARETAAALAVTRPARLVLPVAVSARHVHLSQAHVEALFGPGAVLTAEFPLRQPGNFAAHQKVTIEGPKGTLDQVRVLGPTRPRTQIEVSRTDTFALGVKAPVRLSGDLDGTPKIRLAGPAGSVETDGLIIAARHIHMHPDDAARWGVADRQEVEVRVTGTGRDMTFSDVIVRVQPEAFTEMHIDTDEANAAGISGGAEGALIGPQ from the coding sequence ATGCGGATACTTGTGTTCAACGCGGGCAGTTCCAGCCTGAAATTCGGCCTTTACGACATCACCGGGGCGGAAACGCTGCGGGTCAAGGGCGGGTTCGACCGCTTTCAGGGTGGCAGCTGCGACCTGAAGCTGACCGTGAACGACCAGCGCCACGATGCCCGCGCCCCGCATGGCGACATGGCCGCGGCGATTGCCGCCGTTCCGGGCATTCTGGCGGCCCATGGCATCGGCGGGATCAATGCCATCGGCCACCGCATTGCCCATGGCGGCGCCCGGTTCGACCGGCCGGCCCTGCTGGATGCCGCGACGCTGGCCGCGATCGAGGAGCTTACGCCGCTGGCGCCGCTGCACAATCCGGCCAATCTGGCGGCGGTGGCCATGGCGCGGCAGGTCTGGCCCGACCTGCCGCAGGTCGGCGTGTTCGACACATCATTCCACCTGTCGGCACCGGAATTTTCCACCACCTATGCCGTGCCGCTGAAATGGCGCGAGGCGGGGCTGCGCCGCTTTGGCTTTCACGGCACGTCGCACAAATACGTCGCCCTGCGCGCGGCCGAGGTGATCGGCCAGCCGATGGACCGCTTGCAGATCGTGTCCTGCCATCTGGGCAACGGCGCCTCGGTCTGCGCGATCAACCGGGGGCGCAGCATGGATACCTCGATGGGCCTGACCCCGCTGGAAGGGCTGGTGATGGGCACAAGGTCGGGCGACGTGGACCCGGGCGCCTTCGGCTTTCTGTCGCGCGAACTGGGGCTGTCGGTCGAGGAGATCGAGACGGCGCTGTACAACGATTCCGGGCTGAAGGCACTGACCGGCAGCCCCGACATGCGCGATGCCGAGGAACGCGCGGCAGCGGGCGATCCGGCGGCGCAGCTGGCGATCGAGATCTATGCCTATCGCGCGCGCAAGTACATCGGCGCCTATGCGGCGGCGATGGGCGGCATCGACGCGCTGGTGTTCACCGGGGGCATCGGGGAAAATTCCGCCTCGATGCGGCGGCGGATCTGCGACGGGCTGGAATTCATGGGCGTGACGCTGGACATCGACCGCAACCAGCGCGTCGATCTGGCCAACCGCGCGGCGCCCGAATTGCAGGGCTGGGGTGCCCGGGTGCGGGTGATCGTCACCGAAACGCAGGAACAGTTGCAGATTGCCCGCGAAACGGCGGCGGCGCTGGCGGTAACACGGCCCGCCCGGCTGGTGCTGCCGGTGGCGGTATCGGCCCGGCATGTCCACCTGAGCCAGGCGCATGTCGAGGCGCTGTTCGGCCCCGGCGCGGTGCTGACGGCGGAATTCCCGCTGCGCCAGCCAGGGAACTTTGCCGCGCATCAGAAGGTGACCATCGAAGGGCCCAAGGGGACGCTGGACCAGGTGCGCGTGCTGGGCCCTACACGCCCGCGCACACAGATCGAGGTGTCGCGCACCGATACCTTCGCGCTGGGGGTCAAGGCGCCGGTGCGGCTGTCGGGCGATCTGGACGGCACGCCGAAAATCCGGCTGGCGGGCCCGGCCGGATCGGTGGAAACCGACGGGCTGATCATTGCCGCCCGCCATATCCACATGCACCCCGACGATGCCGCCCGCTGGGGCGTTGCCGACCGGCAGGAGGTCGAGGTGCGGGTCACCGGCACCGGGCGCGACATGACGTTCTCGGACGTGATCGTGCGGGTGCAGCCCGAAGCCTTTACCGAAATGCACATCGACACCGACGAGGCGAATGCCGCCGGCATCTCGGGCGGGGCCGAAGGCGCGCTGATCGGGCCGCAGTGA
- a CDS encoding NAD-dependent epimerase/dehydratase family protein yields MQAADILVMGATGKVGRLMHAHWQGTGLRALWQGRSSGAAPGWVAWHPGQPLPPVRVVLVLSGVTSGDAAALAMNRRIGLEVAEAAVAAGVGCVLMASTMAVYGRTPPQGAAEETAPDHPNPYGIAKLEAEQALAARLQGGGTAACALRLGNVAGADMLGTVVAQGRRVALDQFPDGTGPVRSYVGPGMLARVVAGLTRRVLDGQRLPPVLNVAGQAPVAMAGILAAAGLPFDWQPAGPQAVQRVAMECSRLAGLVPPRPEQETPAALAAEWREAARP; encoded by the coding sequence ATGCAGGCGGCCGATATTCTGGTGATGGGCGCAACGGGCAAGGTGGGGCGGTTGATGCACGCGCATTGGCAGGGAACCGGGCTGCGGGCGCTGTGGCAGGGCCGCAGCTCCGGCGCGGCGCCCGGCTGGGTGGCGTGGCACCCCGGCCAGCCGCTGCCCCCCGTGCGGGTGGTGCTGGTGCTGTCGGGCGTCACCTCGGGCGATGCGGCGGCGCTGGCGATGAACCGCCGGATCGGGCTGGAGGTGGCCGAGGCGGCGGTGGCCGCAGGCGTGGGCTGCGTGCTGATGGCATCCACCATGGCGGTCTATGGCCGGACCCCGCCGCAGGGCGCGGCCGAGGAAACGGCCCCCGACCATCCCAATCCCTATGGCATCGCCAAGCTGGAGGCTGAACAGGCGCTTGCCGCCCGGTTGCAGGGCGGCGGCACCGCCGCCTGTGCGCTGCGGTTGGGGAATGTGGCGGGGGCCGACATGCTGGGCACGGTGGTGGCGCAGGGCCGCCGGGTGGCGCTGGACCAGTTCCCGGATGGGACCGGGCCGGTGCGGTCCTATGTCGGGCCGGGAATGCTGGCGCGGGTGGTGGCGGGGCTGACCCGGCGGGTGCTGGATGGCCAGCGCCTGCCGCCGGTGCTGAACGTTGCCGGCCAGGCCCCCGTTGCCATGGCCGGGATCCTGGCCGCCGCCGGCCTGCCGTTCGACTGGCAGCCGGCAGGCCCGCAGGCCGTTCAGCGGGTGGCGATGGAGTGTAGCCGGCTGGCAGGGCTGGTTCCGCCACGGCCCGAACAGGAAACCCCCGCCGCACTTGCCGCCGAATGGAGAGAGGCCGCGCGCCCATGA
- a CDS encoding sugar transferase, with amino-acid sequence MTPAKRLLDLTVALLLIAVLALPFGLLLLWLLWREGRPLFYVAERMKAPGQPFDLWKLRTMRTAAPGRNAGVSGGDKANRVTATGRLLRRTRLDEVPQLWNVLRGDMSFVGPRPPLREYVERFPEIYAQVLQSRPGITGLASLHFHRHEEWLLAQCRTPQETDAVYARRCVPRKARLDLIYQQRRTIWLDLALMIETAAKVLPGRRARH; translated from the coding sequence ATGACCCCTGCCAAACGCCTGCTGGATCTGACCGTTGCCCTGCTGCTGATCGCCGTTCTGGCCCTGCCCTTCGGCCTTTTGCTGCTGTGGCTGCTGTGGCGGGAAGGGCGGCCGCTGTTCTATGTCGCGGAACGGATGAAGGCCCCGGGCCAGCCCTTTGACCTGTGGAAGCTGCGCACCATGCGCACCGCCGCCCCCGGCCGCAATGCCGGCGTCTCGGGCGGCGACAAGGCGAACCGGGTCACCGCCACCGGCCGCCTGCTGCGCCGCACCCGGCTGGACGAGGTGCCGCAGCTGTGGAACGTGCTGCGCGGCGACATGAGCTTTGTCGGCCCCCGCCCGCCGCTGAGGGAGTATGTCGAGCGGTTTCCCGAGATCTACGCGCAGGTTCTGCAATCGCGCCCCGGAATCACCGGGCTGGCCAGCCTGCATTTTCACCGGCACGAAGAATGGCTGCTGGCCCAGTGCCGGACGCCGCAGGAAACCGATGCCGTCTATGCCCGTCGCTGCGTGCCCCGCAAGGCGCGGCTGGACCTGATCTATCAGCAGCGGCGCACGATCTGGCTGGATCTGGCCCTGATGATCGAAACGGCGGCAAAGGTGTTGCCCGGGCGGCGCGCCAGGCATTAG
- a CDS encoding YjbH domain-containing protein: MIRSDWRRLMARPATALMLTAALPVAAMAETQPTLNFNGVTGLIDMPTAEAQPDADLSVSISRFARTTRTTLTFQITPRLQGSFRYTGVRGLALGGYGANNTYYDRSFDVRYLLLKEGRWWPAVTIGLQDFIGTGLFSGEYVVATKHFSPRVKVTAGVGWGRLGSYGSFATMGVRPAPTQATGGTPNFKQWFRGPVAPFGGIEWQVNDRLGLKFEYSSDAYAEEAGKQGLFKRRSPLNFGAEYQLTDGIRVGAYYLYGSEIGLAANIALNPTRRATPGVSGPAPAPVALRPSPKADPAAWSTSWATAGTAATTAMAGNVAKRLGADGLVMESLAVTGSHVELRVRNARYDSSAQAIGRAARALTATMPASVETFDIVPVERGMNIARVRLNRSDLETLEHAPENAAALWQRAQISDAAAVADGHVTNPSPPRSFSWGLAPYLRYGLFDPTDPVRADVGLRLSGELRLARGLYLSGSVTQRLLGNMDNYNRPNNSVLPHVRTDDHLRSRKDTELERLTLAWFARPGPNLYSRVTAGYLERGFGGVSAELLWKPVNSRLALGAEVNYVKQRSFTSATAFGAYSVATGHVSAYYALPNDFHVQLDVGRYLAGDVGATLSVDREFANGWRVGAFATKTNVSSARFGEGSFDKGIRLSIPLNWIAGSPIRGATSATIRPIQRDGGARLNVSDRLYETVRGYHGQRLDDQWGRVWR; the protein is encoded by the coding sequence ATGATCCGATCCGACTGGCGCCGCCTGATGGCCAGACCCGCCACCGCGCTGATGTTGACGGCCGCGCTGCCGGTTGCCGCAATGGCCGAAACACAGCCGACACTGAACTTCAACGGCGTGACCGGCCTGATCGACATGCCCACGGCCGAGGCGCAGCCCGATGCCGACCTGTCGGTCAGCATATCGCGCTTTGCCCGCACCACGCGCACGACGCTGACCTTCCAGATCACGCCACGCCTGCAAGGCAGCTTCCGCTATACCGGGGTTCGGGGGCTTGCCCTGGGCGGATACGGCGCCAACAACACCTATTACGACCGCAGCTTCGACGTGCGCTATCTGCTGCTGAAGGAAGGCCGCTGGTGGCCGGCCGTCACCATCGGGTTGCAGGATTTCATCGGCACCGGGCTGTTTTCCGGCGAATACGTGGTGGCGACCAAGCATTTCAGTCCGCGCGTCAAGGTGACGGCCGGGGTGGGCTGGGGCCGGCTGGGCAGCTATGGATCCTTCGCCACCATGGGCGTTCGGCCGGCACCGACGCAGGCCACGGGTGGCACGCCGAACTTCAAACAGTGGTTCCGCGGCCCCGTCGCGCCCTTTGGCGGCATCGAATGGCAGGTGAACGACCGGCTGGGGCTGAAATTCGAATATTCCTCGGATGCCTATGCCGAAGAGGCGGGCAAGCAGGGCCTGTTCAAGCGGCGCAGCCCGCTGAACTTTGGCGCCGAATACCAGCTGACCGACGGGATTCGCGTGGGGGCCTATTACCTTTACGGGTCGGAAATCGGGCTGGCGGCCAATATCGCGCTGAACCCCACGCGGCGCGCGACGCCGGGGGTGTCCGGCCCGGCACCGGCGCCGGTTGCGCTGCGCCCGTCGCCCAAGGCCGATCCGGCCGCCTGGTCCACCAGCTGGGCCACCGCCGGCACCGCCGCGACCACCGCTATGGCCGGCAATGTAGCCAAGCGGCTGGGCGCCGACGGGCTGGTGATGGAATCGCTGGCCGTCACCGGATCGCATGTCGAACTGCGGGTCCGGAACGCGCGGTATGATTCCAGCGCCCAGGCCATCGGCCGCGCCGCGCGGGCCCTGACCGCGACGATGCCCGCCTCGGTCGAAACGTTTGACATCGTTCCGGTCGAACGCGGGATGAACATTGCCCGCGTCCGCCTGAACAGGTCCGATCTGGAAACGCTGGAACATGCGCCCGAGAACGCCGCCGCCCTGTGGCAGCGGGCCCAGATCTCGGATGCAGCGGCGGTTGCGGACGGCCATGTCACCAATCCGTCCCCTCCGCGCAGCTTCAGCTGGGGGTTGGCGCCCTATCTGCGCTATGGCCTGTTCGACCCGACCGATCCGGTTCGCGCCGATGTCGGGTTGCGGCTGTCGGGGGAATTGCGACTGGCGCGTGGCCTGTATCTGTCGGGATCGGTCACCCAGCGCCTGCTCGGTAACATGGACAATTACAACCGCCCCAACAATTCGGTGCTGCCACATGTGCGCACCGACGATCACCTGCGCAGCCGCAAGGATACCGAGCTGGAGCGGCTGACGCTGGCATGGTTTGCCCGGCCGGGACCGAATCTGTACAGCCGCGTGACGGCAGGCTATCTGGAACGCGGCTTTGGCGGCGTTTCGGCCGAACTGCTGTGGAAGCCCGTCAACAGCCGGCTCGCGCTGGGGGCCGAAGTCAACTATGTCAAGCAGCGGTCCTTCACCTCGGCCACGGCCTTTGGCGCCTATTCGGTGGCGACGGGGCATGTGTCGGCCTATTATGCGCTGCCCAACGACTTCCATGTGCAGCTGGACGTCGGCCGCTATCTGGCCGGCGATGTCGGCGCAACCCTGTCGGTCGATCGCGAATTCGCGAACGGCTGGCGTGTCGGCGCCTTTGCCACCAAGACGAACGTATCTTCGGCGCGGTTCGGCGAAGGATCGTTCGACAAGGGGATCCGGCTGTCGATTCCGCTGAACTGGATTGCCGGCTCGCCGATCCGCGGGGCCACCAGTGCGACCATTCGCCCGATCCAGCGTGATGGCGGCGCACGGCTGAACGTCAGCGACCGGCTGTATGAAACCGTCCGCGGCTATCATGGCCAGAGGCTGGACGATCAGTGGGGGAGGGTCTGGCGATGA
- a CDS encoding YjbF family lipoprotein — protein MTISLRAAVALAAGLGLMACSSDANNTMGWTQARAALASIGSGPKAPARVPQLTPQQVDKSPVRLLFVTVESDGRGTGFGRISSNGGTDTYASLDGITLAMRDGVLVSTRNLPPDLMSSQVPSARQIASGQGSHARSYQILDGADQTQSLRYECHLRREGVETLEIAGRRHATRVVDEICIGDGSVFENRFWIDGSGKIRQSRQWTGTSVGNLRLSDPHG, from the coding sequence ATGACCATCAGTCTGCGCGCCGCCGTCGCCCTTGCCGCGGGTCTGGGTCTGATGGCCTGTTCCAGCGATGCCAACAACACCATGGGCTGGACGCAGGCACGAGCCGCGCTGGCCAGCATCGGCAGCGGGCCAAAGGCGCCCGCAAGGGTGCCGCAGCTGACCCCGCAGCAGGTGGACAAATCGCCGGTCCGGCTGCTGTTCGTCACCGTCGAATCGGATGGTCGCGGCACAGGCTTCGGGCGGATTTCCAGCAATGGCGGGACCGATACCTACGCCTCGCTGGATGGCATCACGCTGGCGATGCGCGATGGCGTGCTGGTTTCCACCCGCAACCTGCCACCCGACCTGATGTCGTCGCAGGTTCCGTCGGCCCGGCAGATCGCCTCAGGTCAGGGCAGCCATGCGCGCAGCTACCAGATTCTGGACGGCGCCGATCAGACGCAATCGCTGCGCTATGAATGCCACCTGCGCCGGGAAGGCGTCGAAACGCTGGAAATCGCCGGCCGGCGCCATGCCACCCGGGTGGTGGATGAGATCTGCATCGGCGATGGCTCGGTGTTCGAGAATCGGTTCTGGATCGACGGCAGCGGAAAAATCAGGCAGTCGCGGCAATGGACGGGCACCAGTGTTGGAAATTTGCGACTCTCGGACCCGCATGGGTAG
- a CDS encoding YihY/virulence factor BrkB family protein, whose amino-acid sequence MRAWTLSEQRHLGLIAAGVAFFCVLAIFPALAALVAIWGLFADPHVVAANIESVAEFLPPDAFEILNSQVQGLVGADAGRLGWTTAISLGAALWSARAGMAALVQGINAIFGRENRGGLHHQALSLILTMAMVGAAMVALAAGVVLPIVLAFVPLGQFESGLLGLARWSIAPLATIMGIGMVYRYGPNLPGLLRPPLLTIGLLVAVLLWLATSAGFSIYLSNFANYNKVYGSIGAVIALLMWFYLSAWAVLMGAAVNAVLTGKS is encoded by the coding sequence GTGCGTGCCTGGACGCTTAGCGAACAGCGCCATCTGGGGCTGATCGCGGCCGGCGTGGCATTCTTTTGCGTGCTGGCGATCTTTCCAGCGCTGGCCGCGCTGGTGGCGATCTGGGGCCTGTTCGCCGACCCGCATGTGGTGGCCGCAAATATCGAGAGTGTGGCGGAGTTCCTGCCACCCGATGCCTTCGAGATCCTGAACAGCCAGGTGCAGGGGCTGGTCGGCGCCGATGCCGGGCGGCTGGGCTGGACCACGGCAATCAGCCTGGGGGCGGCGCTGTGGTCGGCGCGTGCGGGCATGGCGGCGCTGGTGCAGGGGATCAACGCCATCTTCGGGCGCGAGAATCGGGGCGGCTTGCACCATCAGGCCCTGTCGCTGATCCTGACCATGGCAATGGTGGGCGCTGCCATGGTGGCGCTGGCGGCCGGGGTGGTGCTGCCCATCGTGCTGGCCTTTGTGCCGCTGGGGCAGTTCGAAAGCGGGCTGCTGGGCCTTGCGCGCTGGTCCATCGCCCCCCTGGCCACGATCATGGGCATCGGGATGGTCTACCGCTATGGCCCGAACCTGCCCGGCCTGCTGCGCCCACCGTTGCTGACCATCGGACTGCTGGTGGCGGTGCTGCTGTGGCTGGCGACCTCGGCCGGGTTTTCGATCTATCTGTCGAACTTTGCCAATTACAACAAGGTCTACGGATCCATCGGCGCGGTGATCGCGCTGCTGATGTGGTTCTACCTCAGCGCCTGGGCGGTGCTGATGGGCGCGGCGGTGAATGCGGTGCTGACCGGCAAGAGCTAG